A single genomic interval of Amycolatopsis albispora harbors:
- a CDS encoding sugar ABC transporter ATP-binding protein — protein sequence MPSRTVLETTGVTKSFGGVHALRGVDFSLAEGEIHALVGENGAGKSTLIKVLTGVYRPDGGEVRFGGQPVDFHRPAAAQEAGISTIYQEINLVPLLSVARNIFLGREPRNRWKLIDVAAMNRHAAELTRSLGLDIDVTAELGRLGLGVQQMVALARAMSVDSRVVIMDEPTSSLETREVATLFEVARGLRDRGVGLIFVSHRLDELWDLCDRVTVLRDGQQVHTGPMAELDRVTLVARMLGRDIEQVEREGATEFGEDHTRREEPVLEVSGLDVRHRLSGVGLTVRPGEVVGLGGLLGSGRSETVKAVYGALPAQSGSVAVRGKKVRANSVRHALRAGIALLSEDRKAEGIIPDLSVRDNIALAVLPRLSKAGLVSESRIDALVETFMKRLHIKASSPAQKVRELSGGNQQKVLMARWLCTEPKVFLLDEPTRGIDVGAKLEVQALIDELADQGLAVVLISSEMEELVEGADRIVVLHNGTVNRELTGERVTGAELLAALAGEDGA from the coding sequence ATGCCTTCTAGGACCGTTCTCGAAACCACCGGGGTCACCAAGTCCTTCGGTGGTGTGCACGCCCTGCGGGGCGTGGATTTCTCCCTCGCGGAGGGGGAGATCCACGCCCTCGTCGGGGAGAACGGCGCCGGCAAGTCCACCCTGATCAAGGTGCTGACCGGGGTGTACCGGCCCGACGGCGGCGAAGTGCGGTTCGGCGGGCAGCCGGTGGACTTCCACCGGCCCGCCGCCGCGCAGGAAGCCGGGATCTCCACGATCTACCAGGAGATCAACCTGGTGCCACTGCTTTCGGTGGCGCGCAACATCTTTCTCGGCCGCGAGCCGCGCAACCGGTGGAAGCTGATCGACGTGGCGGCGATGAACCGCCACGCCGCCGAGCTGACCCGCTCGCTCGGCCTGGACATCGACGTCACCGCCGAACTCGGCAGGCTCGGCCTCGGTGTGCAGCAGATGGTCGCGCTGGCGCGGGCGATGTCGGTGGACAGCCGCGTGGTGATCATGGACGAACCCACGTCTTCGCTGGAAACCCGTGAGGTGGCCACGCTCTTCGAGGTGGCACGCGGGCTGCGGGACCGCGGCGTCGGCCTGATCTTCGTCTCGCACCGGCTCGACGAGCTGTGGGACCTGTGCGACCGGGTGACCGTGCTCCGGGACGGTCAGCAGGTGCACACCGGCCCGATGGCCGAGCTGGACCGCGTCACGCTGGTGGCGCGCATGCTCGGCCGCGACATCGAGCAGGTGGAGCGCGAGGGCGCGACGGAATTCGGCGAAGACCACACCCGGCGGGAAGAACCGGTGCTGGAAGTGTCCGGTTTGGACGTCCGGCACCGGCTGTCCGGGGTCGGGCTGACGGTGCGTCCCGGTGAGGTGGTCGGCCTCGGCGGACTGCTGGGGTCCGGGCGCAGCGAGACGGTCAAGGCGGTCTACGGCGCACTGCCCGCGCAGTCCGGTTCGGTCGCGGTGCGGGGAAAGAAGGTGCGGGCGAACTCCGTGCGGCACGCGTTGCGCGCGGGCATCGCCCTGCTGTCCGAGGACCGCAAGGCCGAGGGCATCATCCCGGACCTGTCGGTCCGCGACAACATCGCGCTGGCCGTGCTGCCGCGGCTGTCGAAGGCCGGGCTGGTCTCGGAGTCCCGCATCGACGCGCTGGTCGAGACCTTCATGAAACGGTTGCACATCAAGGCGTCCAGCCCGGCGCAGAAGGTGCGCGAGCTGTCCGGCGGCAACCAGCAGAAGGTGCTGATGGCGCGGTGGCTGTGCACCGAGCCGAAGGTGTTCCTGCTCGACGAGCCGACCCGCGGCATCGACGTCGGCGCGAAGCTGGAGGTGCAGGCCCTGATCGACGAGCTGGCCGACCAGGGGCTCGCGGTGGTGCTGATCTCCAGTGAGATGGAGGAGCTGGTGGAGGGCGCCGACCGGATCGTGGTGCTGCACAACGGAACGGTGAACCGCGAGCTGACCGGGGAGCGGGTCACCGGCGCGGAGCTGCTGGCCGCGCTGGCGGGGGAGGACGGCGCATGA
- a CDS encoding ABC transporter substrate-binding protein translates to MNSRRVRLTVTLLAAAGLVLTACTNPGDSGSSAAPTGTTGGDGQVVKSQAPGAGEGCTLEKNGAQKLDLKTAVVGFSQSEPDTAAFRAAETASIKQAAEQLGVKQLLVTNANNELPKQIADIQDLLNQGAQFLIVAPVNSDGLDPALAAAKAKGVPVLTIDRKVTNTPCTDYVAFLGSDFYEQGKRAADAMNKATGGTGKVAILLGSSGNNVTDNRNAGFKDQLKQYPGLQIVAEQTGNFAREKGQQVAEQLLQANSEITAIYAHNDEMGLGAVTAVTATGKKPGEDVKIVSIDGTRNAVQAIVDGQINAVIESNPRFGPLAFETAQKFYNGEAIPENVIIEDDEYNKDNAAQNLGNAF, encoded by the coding sequence ATGAACAGCAGAAGAGTCCGGCTCACCGTCACGTTGCTGGCGGCCGCCGGCCTGGTCCTCACCGCGTGCACCAATCCGGGAGATTCAGGCAGTTCCGCGGCGCCCACGGGCACCACGGGCGGTGACGGCCAGGTGGTGAAGAGCCAGGCCCCCGGGGCGGGGGAGGGCTGCACCCTGGAGAAGAACGGGGCGCAGAAGCTGGACCTGAAGACCGCGGTGGTCGGGTTCTCGCAGTCCGAACCCGACACCGCGGCCTTCCGGGCCGCCGAAACCGCGTCCATCAAGCAGGCCGCCGAGCAGCTGGGCGTCAAGCAGCTGCTGGTGACCAACGCGAACAACGAGCTGCCCAAGCAGATCGCCGACATCCAGGACCTGCTCAACCAGGGCGCGCAGTTCCTGATCGTGGCGCCGGTGAACTCCGACGGGCTCGACCCGGCGCTGGCCGCGGCGAAGGCCAAGGGCGTGCCGGTGCTGACCATCGACCGCAAGGTCACCAACACCCCGTGCACCGACTACGTGGCCTTCCTCGGCTCGGACTTCTACGAGCAGGGCAAGCGCGCCGCCGACGCGATGAACAAGGCGACCGGCGGCACCGGCAAGGTGGCCATCCTGCTCGGGTCGTCGGGCAACAACGTCACCGACAACCGCAACGCCGGGTTCAAGGACCAGCTCAAGCAGTACCCCGGCCTGCAGATCGTGGCCGAGCAGACCGGCAACTTCGCGCGGGAGAAGGGCCAGCAGGTGGCCGAGCAGCTGCTCCAGGCCAACTCGGAGATCACCGCGATCTACGCGCACAACGACGAGATGGGCCTCGGTGCGGTGACCGCGGTGACCGCGACCGGCAAGAAGCCGGGTGAGGACGTCAAGATCGTCTCGATCGACGGCACCCGCAACGCCGTCCAGGCCATTGTGGACGGTCAGATCAACGCGGTGATCGAGTCGAACCCGCGGTTCGGCCCGCTGGCCTTCGAGACCGCGCAGAAGTTCTACAACGGGGAGGCCATTCCCGAGAACGTCATCATCGAGGACGACGAGTACAACAAGGACAACGCCGCCCAGAACCTCGGCAATGCCTTCTAG
- a CDS encoding LamG-like jellyroll fold domain-containing protein, which translates to MSRVSRRQKIRRPWAAAALASIVAALTVVAPPATAQPSWEMGTPKLPTPWTHLVSPDNALPEYPRPQLTRKDWQNLNGVWEFAGAKAGEAPPFGKTLGERILVPYPAESALSGIERHEDYMWYRRTVSVPADWQVGSRNRLKLNFGAVDYLASVYVNGKKVAEHKGGYGAFSADITDALKPGAQQEIVVGVEDRADKTWQPVGKQRIVPDRGIFYEGASGIWQTVWMEPVAAAHVENLGMVPDIDTNTLGLTVQTSGDASKLTAEVIVRDGGAVVSRKRSPAGGEIKVDVPQAKLWSPDNPFLYDLDVVLRDASDRPVDRVSSYFGMREIGKVEGADGKLRMTLNGKILFQMSTLDQGYWPDGIYTAPTDAALAFDLEQHKELGFNTVRKHIKTEPDRWYYHADRLGLLVWQDMPAMRTGGRPPVDAQQQFETELHEIVEEKKNWTSVIGWVPFNEGWGEWNREATGRIADEVKAQDPARLVNAHSGVNCCDSLGDSGKGDVLDWHAYVGPGTPVPDENRASMDGEHGGFGLEIDGHMWFGEGHAYEMTPDQATLTRRYVENQTDVLKAAQRCGIGGAIYTQITDVEHEVNGFFTYDRQVKKMDFAQVKAINEQIIRESDGSGTGAPDPGPGTPGTDGVHAYKFDEGTGTTAADAVGDADATLTGAEWAPGVQGNAVSFNGNGFADTGSALVNSASSYSASAWVKLDVADGAFQTVVSQDTGSNSAFFLQYSGQDQRWAMSFVGLRALSPEKPEVGRWYHLTGVRDAKAGTVSLYVDGKKVAAQSACLAPESAGPTVIGRGQYGGNQVDFLRGDVDDVRLFDRALTDQEIASLATRP; encoded by the coding sequence ATGTCACGAGTTAGCCGACGCCAAAAGATCAGACGTCCGTGGGCCGCGGCCGCGCTCGCCTCGATCGTCGCGGCGCTCACCGTGGTCGCCCCGCCGGCGACCGCCCAGCCGAGCTGGGAGATGGGCACGCCCAAGCTGCCGACCCCCTGGACCCACCTGGTCAGCCCCGACAACGCGCTGCCGGAGTACCCGCGTCCGCAGCTGACCCGCAAGGACTGGCAGAACCTCAACGGAGTGTGGGAGTTCGCCGGTGCCAAGGCGGGTGAAGCGCCGCCGTTCGGCAAGACGCTCGGTGAGCGCATCCTGGTCCCGTACCCGGCCGAATCGGCGCTGTCCGGCATCGAGCGGCACGAGGACTACATGTGGTACCGCCGGACGGTGTCCGTGCCAGCCGACTGGCAGGTCGGCAGCCGCAACCGGCTCAAGCTGAACTTCGGCGCGGTGGACTACCTCGCGTCCGTCTACGTCAACGGCAAGAAGGTCGCCGAGCACAAGGGCGGCTACGGCGCCTTCTCCGCCGACATCACCGACGCGCTCAAGCCCGGCGCCCAGCAGGAGATCGTGGTCGGCGTCGAGGACCGCGCCGACAAGACCTGGCAGCCGGTCGGCAAGCAGCGCATCGTGCCCGACCGCGGCATCTTCTACGAAGGCGCGTCCGGCATCTGGCAGACGGTGTGGATGGAGCCGGTGGCCGCCGCGCACGTGGAGAACCTGGGCATGGTGCCCGACATCGACACCAACACCCTCGGCCTGACCGTGCAGACCAGCGGTGACGCGAGCAAGCTGACCGCCGAGGTGATCGTGCGTGACGGCGGTGCCGTGGTCAGCCGCAAGCGCAGCCCGGCCGGCGGCGAGATCAAGGTGGACGTGCCGCAGGCGAAGCTGTGGTCGCCGGACAACCCGTTCCTGTACGACCTCGACGTCGTCCTGCGTGATGCGAGCGACCGCCCGGTCGACCGGGTTTCGTCGTACTTCGGCATGCGGGAGATCGGCAAGGTCGAGGGCGCCGACGGCAAGCTGCGGATGACGCTGAACGGCAAGATCCTGTTCCAGATGTCCACTTTGGACCAGGGCTACTGGCCGGACGGCATCTACACCGCGCCGACCGACGCCGCGCTGGCCTTCGACCTCGAACAGCACAAGGAACTCGGCTTCAACACCGTGCGCAAGCACATCAAGACCGAGCCCGACCGCTGGTACTACCACGCCGACCGCCTCGGCCTGCTGGTCTGGCAGGACATGCCGGCCATGCGCACCGGCGGCCGCCCGCCGGTGGACGCCCAGCAGCAGTTCGAAACGGAACTGCACGAGATCGTCGAGGAGAAGAAGAACTGGACCTCGGTGATCGGCTGGGTGCCGTTCAACGAGGGCTGGGGCGAGTGGAACCGCGAGGCCACCGGCCGCATCGCCGACGAGGTCAAGGCGCAGGACCCGGCCCGGCTGGTCAACGCGCACAGCGGGGTCAACTGCTGCGACTCGCTCGGTGACTCCGGCAAGGGCGACGTGCTCGACTGGCACGCCTACGTCGGCCCCGGCACGCCGGTGCCCGACGAGAACCGCGCCTCGATGGACGGTGAGCACGGCGGTTTCGGCCTGGAGATCGACGGCCACATGTGGTTCGGCGAGGGCCACGCGTACGAGATGACCCCGGACCAGGCCACGCTGACCCGCCGGTACGTGGAGAACCAGACCGACGTGCTCAAGGCCGCGCAGCGCTGCGGCATCGGCGGTGCGATCTACACCCAGATCACCGACGTCGAGCACGAGGTCAACGGCTTCTTCACCTACGACCGGCAGGTGAAGAAGATGGACTTCGCGCAGGTCAAGGCGATCAACGAGCAGATCATCCGCGAGTCCGACGGCAGCGGCACGGGCGCACCCGACCCCGGTCCCGGCACCCCGGGCACCGACGGTGTGCACGCCTACAAGTTCGACGAGGGCACCGGCACCACCGCCGCCGACGCGGTCGGTGACGCGGACGCCACGCTCACCGGCGCCGAGTGGGCGCCCGGTGTGCAGGGCAACGCGGTTTCCTTCAACGGCAACGGTTTCGCCGACACCGGCAGCGCGCTGGTGAACTCCGCGAGCAGCTACTCCGCCTCGGCGTGGGTGAAGCTGGACGTGGCCGACGGCGCGTTCCAGACCGTGGTCAGCCAGGACACCGGCAGCAACAGCGCGTTCTTCCTGCAGTACTCGGGCCAGGACCAGCGCTGGGCGATGAGCTTCGTCGGCCTGCGTGCGCTGTCGCCGGAGAAGCCCGAGGTCGGCCGCTGGTACCACCTGACCGGCGTGCGTGACGCGAAGGCGGGCACCGTCTCGCTCTACGTCGACGGCAAGAAGGTCGCCGCGCAGAGCGCCTGCCTCGCGCCGGAGTCCGCCGGGCCCACGGTGATCGGCCGCGGCCAGTACGGCGGCAACCAGGTCGACTTCCTCCGCGGTGACGTGGACGACGTCCGCCTGTTCGACCGGGCGCTGACCGACCAGGAGATCGCCTCGCTGGCGACTCGCCCGTAG
- a CDS encoding LuxR C-terminal-related transcriptional regulator: protein MLTKDRLRQDDLELLRLLASGLPADAVARRLGLSGRTIRRRTRAICDQLGVRTQIEAVVWAVRRGLL from the coding sequence ATGCTCACCAAGGACCGGCTGCGCCAAGACGACCTGGAACTGCTCCGGCTCCTCGCTTCCGGCCTGCCCGCGGACGCGGTGGCCAGGCGGCTCGGCCTGTCCGGCCGGACCATCCGCCGCCGCACCCGGGCGATCTGCGATCAGCTGGGCGTGCGCACGCAGATCGAGGCGGTGGTCTGGGCGGTCCGCCGCGGTCTGCTCTGA
- the rhaI gene encoding L-rhamnose isomerase yields the protein MSSWAAAAEVLRAQRIETPSWAYGNSGTRFKVFAQRGIPRDPYEKIDDAAKVHELTGVAPSIALHIPWDRVEDFGALGRYAADRGIELGAINPNVFQEDDYRLGSLCNPDPGVRRKAVDHLLECVEIGRVTGSGVLSVWMADGTNYAGQDNIRARQDRLHEGLREAYDRMPENMRLLLEYKFFEPHFYTMDVPDWGTSFAQCLRLGERAQVLVDTGHHAPGTNIEFIVAVLLREGRLGGFHFNSRNYADDDLIVGAADPFQLFRIMHELVSAGGLDPAANVAFMLDQCHNLEPKVPAMIRSVLNVQEATAKALLVDAGALARAQAEGDVLGANAVVMDAFNTDVRPRLAELREDMGLDPDPIAAYHRSGYQERIEAERTGGAAMGWGA from the coding sequence ATGAGTTCGTGGGCAGCAGCCGCCGAGGTGCTGCGTGCACAGCGGATCGAGACGCCGTCGTGGGCGTACGGGAATTCGGGCACCCGGTTCAAGGTGTTCGCGCAGCGGGGGATCCCGCGTGACCCGTACGAGAAGATCGATGACGCGGCCAAGGTGCACGAGCTGACCGGCGTGGCGCCGAGCATCGCGCTGCACATCCCGTGGGACCGCGTCGAGGACTTCGGCGCGCTCGGCCGGTACGCCGCCGACCGCGGGATCGAGCTGGGCGCGATCAATCCGAACGTGTTCCAGGAGGACGACTACCGGCTCGGCAGCCTGTGCAACCCCGATCCGGGGGTGCGCCGCAAGGCCGTAGACCACCTGCTGGAGTGCGTGGAGATCGGGCGGGTCACCGGCTCGGGCGTGCTGTCGGTGTGGATGGCCGACGGCACCAACTACGCCGGGCAGGACAACATCCGCGCCCGCCAGGACCGGCTGCACGAGGGGCTTCGCGAGGCGTACGACCGGATGCCGGAGAACATGCGCCTGCTGCTCGAATACAAGTTCTTCGAGCCGCACTTCTACACCATGGACGTGCCGGACTGGGGCACGTCGTTCGCGCAGTGCCTGCGGCTCGGCGAGCGCGCGCAGGTGCTGGTGGACACCGGGCACCACGCGCCGGGCACGAACATCGAGTTCATCGTCGCGGTGCTGCTGCGGGAGGGCAGGCTCGGCGGGTTCCACTTCAACAGCCGCAACTACGCCGACGACGACCTGATCGTCGGTGCGGCGGACCCGTTCCAGCTGTTCCGGATCATGCACGAGCTGGTCAGCGCGGGCGGGCTGGACCCGGCCGCGAACGTGGCCTTCATGCTCGACCAGTGCCACAACCTGGAGCCGAAGGTGCCGGCGATGATCCGCTCGGTGCTCAACGTCCAGGAGGCGACGGCGAAGGCACTGCTGGTCGACGCCGGCGCGCTGGCGCGGGCGCAGGCCGAAGGTGACGTGCTGGGCGCGAACGCGGTGGTGATGGACGCGTTCAACACCGACGTCCGGCCGCGGCTGGCCGAACTGCGCGAGGACATGGGCCTGGACCCGGATCCGATCGCCGCCTACCACCGCAGCGGCTACCAGGAACGCATCGAAGCCGAGCGGACCGGCGGTGCCGCCATGGGATGGGGGGCCTGA
- the rhaS gene encoding rhamnose ABC transporter substrate-binding protein, whose protein sequence is MNASTVTRRGVAVLGMALLLASCSGTTKDSAGQGPAPQATGAANPAAPVKTGLKMTFLPKQVNNPYFTVVQQGGEKAAGELQAEFKATGPSDASASSQVTYINTAAQQRQDALIMAANDENAVAPALKTARQQGMKVVTLDSDVATDARDVFINQADSRDIAVKQVELISQAVGGSGEIAILSATANATNQNTWIEIMKQELAKPEHAGLKLVEIAYGNDDDQVSFQKTQGLLQAHPQLKGIVSPTTVGLAAAGRYLSSSEYKGKVALTGLGTPNQMRAYVKDGTVGSFALWEPNKLGYLGVQAATALASGRITGAPGEKFTAGELGEYTIGAEGEVVLGPPTVFDAANIDRFDF, encoded by the coding sequence ATGAACGCCTCCACCGTCACACGACGAGGTGTCGCGGTACTCGGCATGGCCCTGCTGCTCGCCTCCTGCAGCGGGACCACAAAGGACAGTGCGGGACAGGGCCCGGCGCCACAGGCCACCGGTGCGGCCAATCCCGCGGCACCGGTGAAAACCGGGTTGAAGATGACCTTCCTGCCCAAACAGGTGAACAATCCGTACTTCACCGTGGTGCAGCAGGGCGGCGAGAAGGCGGCGGGTGAGCTGCAGGCCGAGTTCAAGGCGACCGGCCCGTCCGACGCCAGCGCGTCCTCGCAGGTCACCTACATCAACACCGCCGCACAGCAGCGCCAGGACGCGCTGATCATGGCGGCCAACGACGAGAACGCGGTGGCCCCGGCGCTGAAAACCGCGCGGCAGCAAGGCATGAAGGTGGTCACGCTCGACTCCGACGTGGCCACCGACGCCCGCGACGTGTTCATCAACCAGGCCGATTCCCGCGACATCGCGGTGAAGCAGGTCGAGCTGATCTCGCAGGCGGTCGGCGGCAGCGGGGAGATCGCGATCCTCTCGGCGACCGCGAACGCGACCAACCAGAACACCTGGATCGAGATCATGAAGCAGGAACTGGCCAAGCCGGAGCACGCCGGGCTGAAGCTGGTCGAAATCGCCTACGGCAACGACGACGACCAGGTGTCCTTCCAGAAAACGCAGGGCCTGCTGCAGGCGCACCCGCAGCTCAAGGGCATCGTCTCGCCGACCACCGTCGGCCTGGCCGCGGCCGGGCGCTACCTCAGTTCCTCCGAGTACAAGGGGAAGGTCGCGCTGACCGGGCTCGGCACGCCGAACCAGATGCGGGCCTACGTCAAGGACGGCACGGTCGGCTCGTTCGCGCTGTGGGAGCCGAACAAGCTCGGCTACCTCGGCGTGCAGGCGGCGACCGCGCTGGCGTCCGGCCGGATCACCGGCGCGCCGGGTGAGAAGTTCACCGCCGGGGAACTGGGGGAGTACACCATCGGCGCGGAGGGAGAGGTCGTGCTCGGCCCGCCGACCGTGTTCGACGCGGCCAACATCGACCGGTTCGACTTCTGA
- a CDS encoding ABC transporter permease, translating to MARLLRWESVLVLLLVAVAVVGSVRTGGTFLSGGNLFYLGLDIAEIALIALPLTLVVVSGEIDLSVASVLGLSSALVGTLWNAGWALELILPVAVLAGALCGALNGLLVTRLGLPSLAVTIGTLALYRGLALVLLGDTAVADFPASFTQFGNTPIPGTRIPYPILLFALLAVGFAVLLHHSSFGRSTFAIGANPEAAWFSGIRVKRVKLILFVLTGAVAAVAGIVYTLRFSSARADNGNGLELAVVAAVLLGGVSIFGGKGTLGGVIAGVLLLGGLRNLLILDDVSTEVLTVVTGALLLAGVLIPRLLGSRYFPAGRKT from the coding sequence ATGGCCCGCCTGCTGCGCTGGGAGTCGGTGCTGGTCCTGCTGCTCGTGGCAGTCGCCGTGGTGGGCAGCGTCCGCACCGGCGGCACCTTTCTCTCCGGCGGCAACCTGTTCTACCTCGGCCTGGACATCGCCGAAATCGCCCTGATCGCGTTGCCGCTGACGCTGGTGGTGGTCTCCGGCGAGATCGACCTGTCGGTGGCGTCGGTGCTCGGGCTGTCCAGCGCGCTGGTCGGCACGCTGTGGAACGCGGGATGGGCGCTGGAGCTGATCCTGCCGGTGGCCGTGCTGGCCGGGGCCCTGTGCGGGGCGCTCAACGGACTGCTCGTCACCCGGCTCGGCCTGCCGTCGCTCGCCGTCACCATCGGCACGCTGGCGTTGTACCGCGGACTCGCGCTGGTGCTGCTCGGTGACACCGCGGTCGCCGACTTCCCGGCCAGCTTCACCCAGTTCGGCAACACGCCGATCCCCGGCACGCGGATCCCGTACCCGATCCTGCTGTTCGCGCTGCTGGCCGTCGGGTTCGCCGTGCTGCTGCACCACAGCTCGTTCGGCCGGTCCACCTTCGCCATCGGCGCGAACCCGGAGGCGGCGTGGTTCTCCGGGATCCGGGTCAAGCGCGTCAAGCTGATCCTCTTCGTGCTGACCGGCGCGGTCGCCGCGGTCGCCGGAATCGTCTACACCCTCCGCTTCTCCAGCGCCCGCGCGGACAACGGCAACGGGCTCGAACTGGCCGTGGTCGCCGCGGTGCTGCTCGGCGGGGTGTCGATCTTCGGCGGCAAGGGCACGCTCGGCGGCGTCATCGCCGGGGTGCTGCTGCTCGGCGGCCTGCGCAACCTGTTGATCCTCGACGACGTTTCGACCGAGGTGCTGACCGTGGTCACCGGCGCGCTGCTGCTCGCCGGTGTGCTCATCCCGCGCTTGCTCGGCAGCCGGTATTTCCCAGCAGGAAGGAAAACCTGA
- a CDS encoding ABC transporter permease — MASERGAGARRLADRAGKVRELGILLALLLVVAGTAFSNPRFIEAQSVRDLLLNASIVALLAVGQTIVVITRNVDLSVGSVLGLAAFLTADAFAANHELPVAVGVGFGVVIGLACGAANGLVVALGRVPSLVVTLGTLYVFRGLDFALASGQQINAADLPGSLLALGSGRLLGVPNLVLITLIVVLAAWFYLRSYRSGRQLYAMGSNPDAAVLAGIPVPRRTFTAFAVSGAIAGLAGALWAARYGTVDAAAGTGLELQVVAAVVVGGVAIFGGSGTVLGAALGALLLSTIAGSLVVVGVPAFWQQAITGALLLAAISIDRLVALRLAAALRRTRNGGA; from the coding sequence GTGGCCTCAGAGCGCGGAGCGGGTGCCCGCAGGCTCGCCGACCGCGCGGGCAAGGTCCGCGAACTGGGCATCCTGCTCGCCCTGCTCCTCGTCGTCGCTGGCACGGCGTTCAGCAATCCCCGGTTCATCGAGGCGCAGAGCGTACGCGACCTCCTGCTCAATGCCTCCATCGTGGCGCTGCTCGCGGTCGGCCAGACCATCGTGGTGATCACGCGCAACGTGGACCTGTCCGTCGGCTCCGTCCTCGGACTGGCTGCCTTTCTCACCGCCGATGCCTTCGCCGCCAACCACGAGCTGCCGGTGGCCGTCGGGGTCGGCTTCGGCGTGGTGATCGGGTTGGCCTGCGGGGCGGCGAACGGACTGGTCGTCGCGCTCGGGCGGGTGCCGAGCCTGGTGGTCACCCTCGGCACGCTCTACGTCTTCCGCGGCCTCGACTTCGCGCTCGCCTCCGGGCAGCAGATCAACGCCGCCGACCTGCCCGGCAGCCTGCTCGCCCTGGGCAGCGGCCGACTGCTCGGCGTGCCGAACCTGGTGCTGATAACCCTGATCGTGGTGCTCGCCGCGTGGTTCTACCTGCGCTCCTACCGCTCCGGCAGGCAGTTGTACGCGATGGGCTCCAATCCCGACGCCGCCGTCCTCGCCGGGATTCCGGTGCCCCGCCGCACCTTCACCGCGTTCGCCGTGTCCGGGGCGATCGCGGGCCTCGCCGGCGCGTTGTGGGCCGCGCGGTACGGCACGGTCGACGCGGCTGCGGGCACCGGGCTCGAACTGCAGGTGGTCGCGGCCGTGGTGGTCGGCGGCGTGGCCATCTTCGGCGGCTCCGGCACGGTGCTCGGCGCGGCACTGGGCGCGCTGCTGCTCAGCACCATCGCTGGCTCGCTGGTGGTGGTCGGGGTGCCCGCGTTCTGGCAGCAGGCCATCACCGGCGCGTTGCTGCTCGCCGCCATCTCGATCGACCGGCTGGTGGCGTTGCGCCTCGCGGCCGCACTGCGACGCACCAGGAACGGAGGCGCGTGA